A portion of the Paenibacillus marchantiae genome contains these proteins:
- a CDS encoding AbfB domain-containing protein, with product MFGVLPERTSAASVTITNGSDWLDTAGNPIQANSGNILKVGSTYYWYGEHAVSGKFDSVNVYTSTDLKNWTFSNAILTKDSATELASSKIERPKVIYNASTKQYVLWAHYENGTDYNLGRVAVATSSTPNGKFTYEGSFRPLDYESRDMTVFVDTDGTGYLITASRKNGGANDTMAIFKMNASYTGVESFVGWQFDNAYREAPAVVKKGNRYYLFTSQAAGWYPNQGAYATASSMTGTWSALTPYGNPSAFGSQIHDIATITGSNTTSYIYMGDRWNPLNLGEHKHIWLPLTLNDSNGTASLEWYKEWNIDAVTGTVTPPSLVNHAQGKTATAISTASGSSASNVNDGNYQTSWAASSSTWPAWWQVDFGAPKTITEIDISWFMYKGSEGYYKYKIEISNDGVNYSTLDRTSNTTYGFTTDAVHFTARYVRINMVNAVLWNNPGNWYTPTLHEVKMLGPATPDATNYSRFSSFNYPDRYIRHSNFTARIDTNVSPVLDSQFRVVPGLASSTDISLESINFPGYFLKRNASNKIVLEAYTDTATYKGDATFLSSPGWADSSKVSLQSYSQPGYYIRHYDYVLQLDAINASSSTTVKGDATFGRTDF from the coding sequence ATGTTTGGTGTTCTTCCAGAACGGACCAGCGCGGCAAGCGTGACCATCACCAACGGTTCCGATTGGCTGGATACCGCAGGCAACCCCATTCAGGCCAATAGCGGAAACATTCTGAAAGTCGGCAGCACGTATTATTGGTACGGAGAGCATGCGGTCAGCGGTAAGTTTGACAGCGTTAATGTCTATACTTCAACCGATCTGAAGAACTGGACGTTCAGCAATGCCATACTGACCAAGGATTCGGCCACCGAGCTAGCCTCCAGCAAAATTGAACGTCCCAAAGTCATCTACAATGCCTCCACGAAACAGTATGTGCTATGGGCGCATTATGAGAACGGCACGGACTACAATTTGGGGCGGGTCGCGGTAGCAACCAGCAGCACACCAAACGGTAAATTCACGTATGAGGGAAGTTTTCGGCCTTTGGATTACGAGTCACGCGACATGACTGTTTTCGTAGATACAGACGGTACAGGCTATCTGATCACAGCTTCCCGCAAGAATGGCGGGGCCAATGATACCATGGCTATTTTCAAAATGAACGCCAGCTATACCGGTGTGGAATCCTTTGTGGGTTGGCAATTCGATAATGCCTACCGTGAAGCTCCTGCCGTTGTGAAAAAGGGCAATCGATACTACCTCTTCACCTCCCAGGCTGCTGGCTGGTATCCAAACCAGGGCGCGTATGCAACCGCATCGTCCATGACAGGCACGTGGTCCGCTCTTACACCTTATGGCAATCCATCGGCCTTCGGCTCCCAGATCCATGATATTGCCACCATTACAGGCAGCAACACCACATCTTATATTTATATGGGCGACCGCTGGAATCCACTCAATCTTGGTGAACATAAACATATCTGGCTTCCTTTAACCTTGAACGATTCAAATGGAACCGCCTCACTGGAATGGTACAAAGAGTGGAATATCGATGCTGTAACAGGCACGGTAACGCCACCTTCTCTTGTTAATCACGCCCAAGGCAAAACAGCTACCGCCATCTCCACAGCCTCCGGCTCATCTGCATCCAATGTCAATGACGGCAACTATCAGACTTCTTGGGCAGCATCGTCCAGTACTTGGCCAGCTTGGTGGCAGGTCGATTTCGGTGCACCGAAGACCATCACAGAGATCGATATCTCCTGGTTTATGTATAAAGGATCGGAAGGCTATTATAAGTACAAAATTGAGATCAGCAACGATGGCGTCAACTACTCCACGCTGGATCGAACCAGCAACACCACCTATGGGTTTACGACCGACGCTGTTCATTTTACCGCCCGGTATGTACGTATCAATATGGTCAACGCTGTCCTGTGGAACAATCCGGGTAACTGGTACACCCCAACCCTGCATGAGGTCAAAATGTTAGGCCCAGCAACACCTGATGCGACGAATTACAGCCGTTTCAGCTCCTTCAATTATCCGGATCGGTACATCCGTCATTCCAACTTCACTGCACGGATCGACACCAACGTCTCACCTGTACTGGATTCCCAGTTCCGCGTCGTACCCGGCTTGGCCAGCTCTACAGACATCTCACTGGAGTCTATCAACTTTCCTGGCTACTTCCTGAAGCGCAACGCCAGCAACAAAATCGTACTTGAGGCATACACGGATACCGCCACCTATAAAGGAGATGCCACATTCCTGAGCAGCCCCGGCTGGGCTGACAGCTCCAAAGTATCCCTCCAGTCGTACAGCCAGCCCGGATATTACATCCGACATTACGACTACGTATTGCAGCTGGATGCCATCAATGCTTCCAGCAGCACAACGGTGAAGGGTGACGCCACGTTTGGGCGAACCGATTTTTAG
- a CDS encoding class I SAM-dependent methyltransferase: MEWLSFLKQYIQGPRWIGAIAPSSKYLAAKMVKDIEFDRASCIVEYGPGTGVFTEMLLANMQPGTVLILIENNARFCRLLRKKYGHLPNVHIIHDSAVHVDQHLRQYGLDKVDYIVSGLPFASLPAEVSLDILAKSRQYLKKDGKFITFQYTLLKRGLLKQFFENVSMTRVYRNLPPAYVFSCSR, translated from the coding sequence ATGGAATGGTTATCCTTTTTGAAGCAATACATCCAGGGTCCCCGATGGATTGGAGCAATTGCCCCCAGCTCAAAATATCTAGCAGCAAAAATGGTGAAAGACATCGAATTTGACCGTGCATCATGCATTGTGGAGTATGGGCCGGGCACGGGGGTGTTTACGGAAATGCTGCTTGCGAACATGCAGCCAGGGACGGTTCTGATCCTGATTGAAAACAACGCCCGCTTCTGCCGGCTACTTCGCAAAAAGTACGGTCATCTTCCGAATGTACACATCATTCACGATTCTGCCGTGCATGTCGATCAGCACTTACGACAATATGGACTCGACAAGGTTGATTACATTGTATCCGGACTGCCTTTTGCGAGTCTGCCTGCGGAGGTATCACTGGACATTTTAGCTAAATCAAGGCAATATTTGAAGAAAGATGGCAAGTTCATTACTTTTCAGTACACGTTACTCAAACGGGGATTGCTCAAGCAATTTTTCGAAAACGTAAGCATGACAAGGGTGTACCGTAACCTGCCGCCCGCTTATGTATTCAGCTGTAGTCGATAA
- a CDS encoding CD3324 family protein, translating into MKYINADTIFPESLLKEIQRHIPGGMVYISKPKETHQKWGENSGSRMILKQRNDEIRQLFAAGMSIDQLTEQFCLSIDSIKKIVYSKK; encoded by the coding sequence ATGAAATATATTAACGCAGACACGATCTTTCCGGAATCATTGCTAAAGGAGATCCAGCGCCATATCCCTGGTGGAATGGTGTACATCTCCAAACCCAAGGAAACCCATCAAAAGTGGGGCGAGAATTCGGGCAGCAGAATGATTTTGAAGCAAAGGAACGATGAGATCCGCCAGTTATTTGCTGCGGGCATGTCCATCGACCAACTCACAGAACAATTTTGTTTGTCCATCGATAGTATCAAGAAAATTGTATATTCCAAAAAGTGA
- a CDS encoding helix-turn-helix transcriptional regulator, translating into MNNRKLALMRLMDSRKKFTARELAERFQVSIRTIQRDLNDLQELGFPLYTEVGVNGGYRVLPNRILPPLQLTQHEALGLFMMIEYLENVPDFPYGSIREHLAEEYYSTLPQDVQDLITRMRQHITFLQHHAVQVEAVTTEILGAAVDQREIEFIYHSRQGHKKVQAFPIGIYYDHGYWYMPARRKDRVLLYRVDRMQELVMLDSIDESVPTLQEWLNYKENRESVGVVLQFTEFGARLAGSDVLFKSVEGNKWRGLVPYEEFPFTARKLLSYGPEVKVIEPLELQQQVKEMLERSLNQY; encoded by the coding sequence ATGAATAATCGAAAACTCGCATTGATGCGACTCATGGATTCGAGAAAGAAATTTACGGCTCGTGAATTGGCGGAGCGTTTTCAGGTGTCGATTCGTACGATCCAGCGAGATCTGAATGATCTGCAGGAGTTGGGCTTTCCTTTGTATACGGAGGTCGGAGTGAACGGGGGTTATCGAGTGCTTCCTAATCGGATTTTGCCACCTCTTCAACTCACACAGCATGAGGCGTTGGGGTTGTTTATGATGATTGAATATTTGGAGAACGTCCCGGATTTTCCGTATGGATCGATACGTGAGCATCTCGCCGAGGAATATTATTCAACTTTACCTCAGGATGTACAGGATCTGATTACACGGATGAGGCAGCACATTACGTTCCTTCAACATCATGCTGTACAGGTCGAGGCAGTAACAACAGAGATATTAGGCGCGGCAGTAGATCAAAGAGAGATTGAATTTATATATCATTCCCGGCAGGGACATAAAAAAGTACAGGCTTTCCCCATAGGCATCTATTACGATCACGGGTATTGGTATATGCCAGCCCGGAGGAAGGATCGGGTGCTGTTGTATCGGGTGGATCGCATGCAGGAGCTGGTTATGCTGGATTCCATCGACGAGTCGGTTCCTACTTTGCAAGAGTGGCTAAATTATAAGGAAAACAGAGAAAGCGTAGGAGTCGTGCTGCAATTCACGGAGTTTGGGGCGAGATTGGCAGGATCAGATGTACTGTTCAAGTCGGTTGAAGGTAATAAATGGCGAGGACTAGTTCCGTATGAGGAGTTTCCTTTTACAGCGAGGAAGCTGCTCTCCTATGGGCCTGAAGTGAAGGTGATTGAGCCTCTGGAGCTGCAACAACAAGTGAAAGAGATGCTCGAACGGAGTTTGAATCAGTATTGA
- a CDS encoding dihydrofolate reductase family protein, which translates to MSNNKVVLYIAMSLDGYIARPDGSVDWLFDVEGDGADNGYGEFYSTIGSVVMGRLTYEEVLKLSEDFPYADRPTYVLSRSKQAPAPHVQFKDEAVENLITRLKQDSSGDIWIVGGGQLVQSVLEQQLLDEVEIAIIPKILGQGIPLFPTGTVPTHFKMIHTQTLGQIISIRYQVQGK; encoded by the coding sequence ATGTCTAACAATAAAGTTGTGTTATATATTGCGATGAGTCTGGATGGGTACATTGCAAGACCGGATGGTTCGGTGGATTGGCTGTTTGATGTGGAAGGCGATGGCGCCGATAACGGGTATGGCGAGTTCTATTCAACGATTGGATCGGTGGTTATGGGACGTCTTACGTATGAAGAGGTGCTCAAGCTGTCAGAGGATTTCCCCTATGCGGATCGCCCGACGTATGTACTTTCCCGTTCCAAACAAGCCCCTGCACCACATGTACAATTTAAGGACGAGGCTGTGGAGAACCTGATTACCCGATTGAAGCAAGACTCCAGCGGTGACATTTGGATTGTTGGCGGAGGCCAGCTGGTGCAATCCGTTCTGGAACAACAACTGCTCGATGAGGTTGAGATTGCCATTATTCCAAAAATCCTTGGCCAAGGAATCCCCCTATTTCCAACAGGGACGGTACCAACCCATTTCAAAATGATTCATACACAAACGCTGGGGCAGATCATTTCCATCCGCTATCAGGTACAAGGGAAGTAA
- a CDS encoding SGNH/GDSL hydrolase family protein, protein MKANEKLQTYALSDVSNLKVHGRTTRQRSPLTLFWTGSAVELHVKGSELWVEIESDYDLYEPWISILINGVPVSRQMLIAGRYWVCIFRGMNENVVKNVRIVKDVQAMNGDPGCSLQIHAVKSDGVFVPVEEKPYKIEFIGDSITSGEGAIGAKAEEDWIPMWFSAIHNYTAMTAEALNAEYRVISQSGWGVLTSWDNNPNANIPDYYEQVCGLVTGDKNAALGAGDKHDFNAWQPDVVVINLGSNDGGAFQSPAWKDPATGKVYKQRLNEDGTYHEEDLAAFENAVTRFLIQLRKNNPEAHLLWAYGMLGFPMMPAIYRAVDAYTKQAGDTKVTVIQLPNTTEETVGARSHPGELSHRRTADALSEYLKEILK, encoded by the coding sequence GTGAAGGCTAATGAGAAATTACAAACGTACGCATTGTCTGATGTCAGCAATCTTAAAGTACATGGCAGAACGACAAGACAACGGTCGCCCTTAACCTTATTTTGGACTGGAAGCGCGGTTGAACTTCATGTAAAAGGCTCTGAGTTGTGGGTAGAAATCGAGTCTGATTATGACCTGTATGAACCTTGGATCAGCATTCTGATTAACGGAGTCCCGGTGAGCAGACAGATGTTAATAGCAGGAAGGTATTGGGTCTGCATATTCCGAGGAATGAACGAGAATGTGGTGAAAAATGTACGCATCGTCAAAGATGTACAGGCCATGAATGGAGATCCGGGCTGTTCCTTGCAGATTCATGCGGTGAAATCAGATGGTGTCTTCGTGCCTGTAGAGGAAAAACCGTACAAGATTGAATTTATCGGCGACAGTATTACATCTGGAGAAGGTGCGATCGGGGCCAAAGCGGAAGAGGATTGGATTCCGATGTGGTTCAGTGCCATACATAATTATACGGCCATGACAGCAGAAGCGCTGAATGCAGAATACCGCGTCATCTCCCAGAGCGGCTGGGGTGTGCTGACGAGTTGGGATAACAATCCGAATGCCAATATCCCTGATTATTACGAGCAAGTCTGTGGATTGGTGACCGGAGATAAGAACGCAGCGCTTGGGGCAGGGGACAAGCATGATTTTAACGCCTGGCAGCCAGATGTAGTGGTGATTAACCTGGGAAGCAATGATGGAGGAGCTTTTCAAAGTCCGGCATGGAAGGACCCCGCTACCGGAAAGGTGTACAAGCAACGCCTGAACGAAGACGGGACTTACCATGAAGAGGATCTTGCTGCTTTTGAGAATGCCGTGACCCGCTTCCTAATTCAACTTCGAAAAAACAATCCTGAGGCGCATCTCTTATGGGCATACGGCATGCTTGGGTTCCCGATGATGCCAGCGATTTATCGTGCTGTTGACGCGTATACGAAACAGGCTGGAGATACAAAAGTTACGGTTATACAGCTTCCCAATACGACCGAGGAGACGGTAGGCGCCAGAAGCCATCCGGGTGAGTTATCTCATCGAAGAACTGCTGATGCGTTATCGGAATATCTAAAGGAAATTTTAAAATAA
- a CDS encoding SRPBCC family protein, with the protein MIADLKRVTNGTLACFECHWKHAVEDVWSFLTENEKLAKWFSELEVTDLREGGSIKFNMPDGTFKELNIIELIPGSVLEYTWAEDRVRFELYPEPNGCRLLLLETIHHITSHTPKDLAGWHVCLNVIEALLDGRTLESREAEWKIWYEQYQKHVDDFLKI; encoded by the coding sequence ATGATTGCAGATTTGAAGCGAGTAACGAACGGCACCCTGGCTTGTTTTGAATGTCATTGGAAGCACGCTGTGGAGGATGTATGGTCCTTTTTGACGGAAAACGAAAAGCTTGCAAAATGGTTCTCCGAACTCGAAGTAACGGATCTTCGGGAAGGTGGAAGCATCAAGTTTAATATGCCGGATGGTACCTTTAAGGAACTCAACATTATCGAGCTTATCCCTGGCTCTGTTCTCGAATATACCTGGGCAGAAGACCGGGTTCGGTTTGAGCTATATCCAGAGCCGAATGGATGTCGTCTGTTGCTGCTCGAAACCATCCATCACATCACAAGCCATACACCTAAAGATTTAGCGGGGTGGCATGTCTGCCTGAACGTCATTGAGGCATTACTGGATGGTCGTACCTTGGAATCTCGTGAAGCAGAATGGAAAATCTGGTACGAGCAATACCAGAAGCATGTAGACGATTTTCTCAAAATCTAG
- a CDS encoding DUF4180 domain-containing protein: MNITIDQQGSSRVAIIESNNIVINNVQDALDLMASVNYTDDAHKILIDKSNLTEDFFELKTKLAGDILQKYVNYQVKLAIVGDFDGYNSKSLRDFIYECNHGKHVFFLKNKEEALQALHNID, translated from the coding sequence ATGAATATAACTATTGATCAACAGGGCAGCTCCAGGGTTGCCATCATCGAAAGCAATAACATCGTTATTAACAATGTTCAAGACGCTCTCGATCTGATGGCCTCCGTGAACTATACAGATGACGCACATAAAATCTTGATTGATAAATCCAACCTCACGGAAGATTTCTTCGAACTGAAGACCAAACTTGCAGGTGATATTTTGCAGAAATACGTGAATTACCAGGTGAAACTTGCTATAGTCGGAGATTTTGACGGATACAACAGCAAAAGCCTCAGAGACTTCATCTATGAGTGCAACCATGGCAAGCATGTTTTCTTTTTGAAAAACAAAGAGGAAGCACTTCAGGCTTTGCATAATATCGATTAA
- a CDS encoding TetR/AcrR family transcriptional regulator, producing MRKGQITKEHIIRESAALFNTKGYTGASLSEIIERCGVRKGGIYNHFESKDEIALAAFDYSVSQMLQFHSQALEGVTSSKDKLLAICGVYIDMMENNTLEGGCPLLNTAVESDDAHPLLKERAQHAMTNLLNELTQVLIQGMEQKEFRADIALEEVSSNIIAIIEGGVMLSKLYEDSKYIRHAVLHITQFMDDRILIQ from the coding sequence TTGCGCAAAGGCCAAATTACCAAAGAACATATTATTCGTGAGTCGGCAGCACTTTTTAACACGAAGGGATACACCGGTGCCTCCCTGTCTGAGATTATAGAACGTTGCGGCGTTCGCAAGGGCGGGATTTATAATCATTTTGAAAGTAAAGATGAGATAGCACTGGCTGCTTTTGATTACTCGGTATCACAGATGCTGCAATTCCACTCACAGGCTCTTGAAGGCGTCACAAGTTCCAAAGACAAACTACTCGCCATATGCGGCGTTTATATTGATATGATGGAAAACAATACGCTGGAAGGGGGATGCCCCCTACTAAATACTGCGGTTGAAAGTGATGATGCACACCCTTTGCTGAAAGAAAGGGCACAGCATGCCATGACCAATCTGCTGAATGAGCTGACACAGGTCCTTATTCAGGGTATGGAGCAAAAGGAATTTAGAGCAGATATTGCACTGGAGGAAGTGAGCAGCAACATCATCGCCATTATCGAGGGGGGCGTTATGTTAAGCAAGCTTTATGAAGATAGCAAGTATATTCGGCATGCCGTACTTCATATCACTCAATTTATGGATGACCGAATATTAATCCAATAA
- a CDS encoding MBL fold metallo-hydrolase, protein MTLTIQHIRHATSLITIQGKTILLDPMLSDAGELPPIPFTRHIHRNPTVPISVPLETFEHIDAILVTHLHVDHFDKTAKKILNKKIPVLCQPEDQQRIISWGFENVFPIEQFRHWEGIDFTRIRGQHAKGNISKLLGPVSGFILKTPDDGSLYIVGDCVLTDQIKQVFEQHKPRICIVNAPNAQLLFGSIITMIPEDIGTILKISPSTKVVAVHMDAIRHCTSSRKDLLQYIEQQQLLDSVVIPEDGEYIYF, encoded by the coding sequence ATGACGCTAACCATTCAGCATATCCGCCATGCTACCTCCCTGATCACCATACAAGGGAAAACGATTCTGCTCGATCCAATGTTAAGTGATGCGGGAGAACTTCCGCCTATCCCCTTCACACGTCATATTCATAGAAACCCAACTGTTCCCATATCTGTGCCACTAGAAACTTTCGAACACATTGATGCGATCCTCGTTACACATTTGCATGTTGACCACTTTGACAAAACGGCAAAGAAGATACTCAACAAAAAGATACCTGTACTTTGCCAGCCGGAGGATCAACAACGCATTATATCGTGGGGGTTCGAGAATGTATTCCCTATCGAGCAGTTCAGACACTGGGAGGGTATAGATTTTACAAGAATTCGTGGTCAGCACGCAAAAGGGAACATCTCCAAACTACTTGGCCCCGTATCCGGGTTTATCCTGAAGACACCTGACGACGGATCGTTGTATATTGTGGGTGATTGTGTCCTTACAGATCAGATTAAGCAAGTGTTCGAGCAGCACAAACCCCGGATATGCATCGTCAATGCACCCAACGCTCAACTGTTATTTGGTTCCATCATTACAATGATACCCGAGGATATCGGTACAATCCTGAAGATTTCACCTTCCACCAAAGTTGTCGCTGTACATATGGATGCCATCCGACATTGCACTTCATCAAGAAAGGATCTATTACAGTATATAGAACAGCAGCAGTTATTAGATTCAGTCGTGATTCCTGAGGATGGAGAATACATTTACTTTTGA